A genome region from Erythrolamprus reginae isolate rEryReg1 chromosome 4, rEryReg1.hap1, whole genome shotgun sequence includes the following:
- the LOC139167230 gene encoding vitelline membrane outer layer protein 1-like produces MVSVGLSARAALLLTIFCCPWITDSLKFSSEIKVPNGGVWGEWGPASFCTSGCAAGFSLKVEKHQPAGDNTAVNGIRLHCNDGIEIESKVGPWGEWTANQMCRKGCLGSFSLKVHSYQGIFDDTSVNNIQFKCSDDADLRGIANENGKFGPWSRKCPSEGICGMRTRVEDAQGPFGDDTALNDVVFYCCQNSPDWEGIREVAETSSIASVSPSSLSSF; encoded by the exons ATGGTTTCTGTGGGTCTCTCTGCCAGAGCTGCCCTTCTCTTGACTATCTTCTGCTGCCCATGGATTACTGACTCTCTAAAATTTTCTTCCGAGATCAAAGTGCCAAATGGGGGAGTCTGGGGTGAATGGGGTCCAGCTTCATTTTGTACTTCTGGCTGTGCTGCTGGCTTCTCCCTGAAG GTGGAGAAACATCAACCTGCTGGTGATAATACAGCTGTGAATGGAATCCGCTTGCACTGCAATGATGGAATAGAAATTGAGTCTAAAGTTGGACC GTGGGGAGAGTGGACCGCAAATCAAATGTGCCGTAAAGGCTGCCTGGGTTCTTTTTCTCTGAAAGTGCACAGCTATCAAGGAATTTTTGATGATACATCAGTTAACAACATCCAGTTCAAGTGCAGTGATGATGCTGACCTGAGAGGCATTGCCAATGAAAATGGTAAATTTGGCCCATGGAGTCGGAAATGCCCCTCAGAAGGTATATGTGGAATGAGAACAAGGGTGGAAGATGCGCAGGGCCCTTTTGGTGATGACACAGCACTCAATGATGTGGTTTTTTACTGCTGTCAAAACAGTCCAGATTGGGAAGGCATAAGGGAGGTAGCAGAAACCTCAAGTATTGCAAGTGTCTCACCATCTTCCCTCTCATCATTTTGA
- the LOC139167110 gene encoding vitelline membrane outer layer protein 1-like: MVSVGLSARAALLLTIFCCPWITDSRKYSSKLKVRNGGVWGEWGPASFCTSGCAVGFAQKVDKHKPATDNTAVNGIRLYCKDGIEIESKVGPWGEWNGNEMCHKGCLVSFSLRVQGHQGIFDDTSVNNIQFKCSDGISLRGIANKNGKFGPWSRKCPSGGICGMRTRVEDSQGPFADDTALNDVVFYCCQ, translated from the exons ATGGTTTCTGTGGGACTCTCTGCCAGAGCTGCCCTTCTCTTGACTATCTTCTGCTGCCCATGGATTACTGACTCTCGAAAATATTCTTCCAAGCTCAAAGTGCGAAATGGGGGAGTCTGGGGTGAATGGGGCCCAGCTTCATTTTGTACTTCTGGCTGTGCTGTTGGCTTCGCCCAGAAG GTGGATAAACATAAACCTGCAACTGACAATACAGCTGTGAATGGAATCCGCTTGTACTGCAAAGATGGCATAGAAATTGAGTCTAAAGTTGGACC GTGGGGGGAGTGGAACGGAAATGAAATGTGCCATAAAGGCTGCctggtttctttttctctgagAGTGCAGGGTCATCAAGGAATTTTTGATGATACATCAGTTAACAACATCCAGTTCAAGTGCAGTGATGGTATTAGCCTGAGAGGCATTGCCAATAAAAATGGTAAATTTGGCCCATGGAGTCGGAAATGCCCTTCAGGAGGTATATGTGGAATGAGAACAAGGGTGGAAGATTCACAGGGCCCTTTTGCTGATGACACAGCACTCAATGATGTGGTTTTTTACTGCTGTCAATAA